The genomic window agttttattgaaattggagataacaaaattttttcgattttttgcattttttttaaggggtacccctttgaaaaaatcgagaaaatcggaaaaaaaaatttgtttcggaatttgatgaaactcggtggatggggtaattttgatccaaaaagtataaaaaccaggttagtttaatgattaGACCTATATAAAAGaccattttcaaaaatgttagaGTTCCcaatataaaattgtgaacaaaagggaggatggGTGAGGGCTacaacgtgatagtctttgttttaaaaggaGAAAttacccagcaaagcgggcggttATCTACTAGTTATATATCTCAAAATTTATAGGGGTGTAAATACGATTGAATGCAAAGGAAACGAGTTAATCTCAAAAAACGGATTTTTGCGACCTTGGACCTtgaacatatctaagaacaccatgtgtgacttttgagacttttgagacaaaatttgtattatcaaaataaagatttgttGACCTTATTCCGTTATTAAAGATttcgaggtgaaaccctaagatgctTGGACAAACAACGTTTTtacgtttaatttttaaataaatataaaaaaaccaattacCATATGTCGACCAGTTAACATAACTCGATCTTGTACTTCACTATACGTTAAATTAACGAcacgattaaataaaaatgcacgtCCTGTTGCACCAGTAAATCGTGTACTAATTAATTCGGAACGATTTGTTAAATTTGTATCACAACTTGCACATGAAAATAAACGTGATCCACCCATATGCTCCAAAAAAATTCGACCCATTTTCTCTTGTGAAATTTCTGAAAGACATTTTTgatcatattatttaattaaactatgTCATCATGTTTACAAAACAAAGTGCATTCTCCAACATTcacacttttttaatataaaaaatcaataaatatttattaaaattttattaaatatattaaataatttgtacattgaatagaaataacataaaatttacctaaattatttgataaaaatattgaaaaatataatttttttttattataatgacgTTTATTGTTTCTAAATATCAGCTGGTTTTTGACAGTCTGTGAATGTGGTCGTCTGTTGATGATGTTAAGAAACACAAAGAACATGGGGGGATTCATAGACATATggatatcgtttttttttttaattcaatagaaGATTCCATTTGGTGTTAATAAAGAAAGATGGCGAATAAAGTAATGGAAAAGTACTGCGTTTTCATATACGTAATTGTTATCAATAAATGTTTGCAAAAATGTTCTGTGAAAGCATGTATCAAATTCTATTGTTcatttgtgtgtttttattttgaatattttacttaCTCCTATTACAATTCAACACgtcagatatttattttatatgattgaTTAAATTTGGAATGCAAGATAAAATCAGGTGCCtaagttattttcttttttactaacTTTAATCAAAAGTGTCTCACTAAGTCACGTAGCTCACTTTGACCCTATGTCAGTGTGCATATCAGGCTACTATCacaatttatttcggaaaaatacacacgctttcttgccaaaaacttaaattaaattttaaaccttttttaaactgtcaaaaacgcaggcatccaatttgatgacgtaatatgggtatcacaatacgaaataacacaaataagtttgacagatatattcatagacatctgattataataaatataaatacttattatctatgtatatattatacccaactgtctacactgaactaactgatggtcaataactcataccgctatgacatcacagcagggcttatccgcgttttaggtcacgtgatatacagtttaaaaattacgatttgtaattttaatatttttaaagaaaaatgtgctctttatgactcgaaatcagaatatttaagtatatttttacataaattttaacttttttcaaatttcatgatttatttttgactaacgataataccctataaCAGCTACAGAGAAAAGTTACCAGTTTAATTTCTCCCgaataattatgttttgaatttaatatttcattgtttaaaattagacataatttattataataataaataaaaaatgaattaaaatgtttcttaaagatatttaaaaatctttatgcTTAGAACACGCAtatatgatgaaattttataagtcGATGGTATGTAGTTGACCATAAGTACCGTTAGATGGCAGATTTTTTGAGAGATTTCTCACAGATTAgcgaaaaaaaaagagttttgaCTTTCCGTATCATTACGAGAATGAGTGGGTGTGTACGTTATTGTGTGCTTAATTGAATTGCActtaaatcatttcaaaaaaaaataatgcagtaCATTTAAGctgaactttaaaaaaaaaaactcattagtAAGTACATTTTAACACATTTAAttatatagattattattaaattaatttattattgaccGCCATTAAATCTCCTACAGTGTATTAGTTATTATGcataaattttcttgtttatataGCTCTGTTTTTTGGATTACGACaagaaaaaactaaacaacaaaatggaatttttacCAATGCGAGATTTTTCGGAATTTTGTGAGAATTTAACAGATATTCGggggaaatttcaaaaatgggaTAGTTGTGAACGAACG from Chrysoperla carnea chromosome 2, inChrCarn1.1, whole genome shotgun sequence includes these protein-coding regions:
- the LOC123293643 gene encoding protein yippee-like 5; this encodes MGRIFLEHMGGSRLFSCASCDTNLTNRSELISTRFTGATGRAFLFNRVVNLTYSEVQDRVMLTGRHMVRDVACKSCDTKLGWMYEFATEENQRYKEGRVILERALVTESGGLEEHLINHVPN